One Euphorbia lathyris chromosome 1, ddEupLath1.1, whole genome shotgun sequence DNA segment encodes these proteins:
- the LOC136205016 gene encoding CRAL-TRIO domain-containing protein C23B6.04c-like — protein MFLWRKSSQNHQKENDSAQQDAKVSELRAALEPLSGRSSKYCSDACLRRYLEARNWNVDKANKMLLETLKWRASYKPEETRWHEISHEGETGKVFRANFHDRYGRTVLVMRPGMQNTSCAEDNIRHLVYLIENSILNLGEGQEQMSWLIDFTGLSLSNNVSIRTARDIINILQSHYPERLAIAFLYNPPRIFEAFWKAVKYFLDPKTFQKVKFVYPKSKDSVELMRSLFDVDNLTSEFGGKATMKYDHEEFSRMMVEDDSKTAKYWGFDNNPIPFVKAET, from the exons ATGTTTCTGTGGAGAAAGAGCTCTCAAAATCATCAGAAGGAGAATGATTCTGCACAGCAAGATGCAAAG GTGAGTGAACTAAGGGCAGCTCTTGAACCACTATCGGGGCGTAGTTCGAAATACTGCAGTGATGCATGCCTAAGGAGATATTTAGAAGCTCGAAACTGGAATGTGGACAAAGCAAATAAAATGTTACTAGAGACACTTAAGTGGAGGGCATCTTATAAGCCTGAAGAAACCCGTTGG CATGAAATATCACATGAAGGCGAGACTGGCAAAGTATTCAGAGCAAATTTTCATGACCGATATGGGAGGACTGTTCTTGTAATGAGGCCAGGGATGCAG AATACATCATGTGCAGAAGACAATATAAGGCATTTGGTGTATCTGATAGAAAATAGTATCCTGAACCTTGGAGAGGGACAAGAACAAATGTCTTGGTTGATAGACTTCACAGGATTGTCATTGAGTAACAATGTCTCAATTAGAACAGCTCGTGACATCATTAACATTTTACAGAGTCATTACCCTGAGAGGCTTGCTATTGCATTTCTCTATAATCCACCTAGAATTTTTGAGGCCTTCTGGAAG GCAGTGAAATACTTTCTGGATCCAAAAACATTTCAGAAGGTAAAATTCGTATATCCAAAGAGCAAAGACAGTGTAGAGCTGATGAGGTCGCTGTTTGATGTGGACAATCTAACCAGTGAGTTTGGGGGCAAAGCCACTATGAAATACGACCATGAAGAGTTCTCAAGGATGATGGTTGAAGATGATTCCAAAACTGCTAAATATTGGGgatttgataacaacccaataCCTTTTGTAAAAGCAGAAACCTGA